A segment of the Hallerella porci genome:
CTGCGAGAATTTCAAGTTCGCAATCGTCAGCGTGAATAATGTAACGCGCAACAGTTCCAAGCGGTTTTGATTCTAACGAAAAATGCATTTTCATCTCCAGAAAAAGAATAATTCAAAATTAACAAATTCTAAAAAAGGAAATTTTCTCGGCGAATGCTTTTATATTTTATGGAAAATTTCAAAGGAGATTTTATGCGGAAAGATTTTGGATCCAAGGCAATTATTACACCGCTTCCGGTTTTGGTCATCGCGACTTATAACGAAGATGGAACGCCGAATGCGATGAACGCTGCGTGGGGCGGCCAGCGCGAAGAAGATCAGATTGCGATTTGCCTCGGCACAAGTCACAAAACGACCGAAAATATCAAAGCTCGCAAAGCGTTTACCGTGAGTTTCGGAACGCGTAAAACCGAAATAATCGCAGACTTTTTCGGCGTTGTCAGTGGAAAAAAATTGCCGAATAAAGTGGAAAAATCCGGCGTTCACGTTGTGAAAAGCGCTCACGTGGATGCGCCGATGTTCGAAGAATTTCCTCTAACTTTGGAATGCAAATTATTAGAATGCAGCAAAGATTTTGACGGCAGCACTTATATCGTGGGCCAAGTCGTGAATACAAGCGCCGATGAAAGCGTTCTCGGCGAAGACGGCAAAGTGGATTTAGGAAAAGTCGAACCGATTTCGTATGATTCTGCGGCGCATGCTTACCGCGTCCTCGGCGAAAAAGTCGGGAAAGCATTCAGCGACGGAAAAAAATTAAATCAGTAAATGAAAAGGAAGGCGTCTGCACGGCGTCTTCTTTCGTTTAAAAATTTTTTCAGCGGAAAACTTTAAGTATTTTTTGATTATGAAAATTTCTGTAAATGAGATGATGAATTCGAGCGGCGTTGGTTTTGGAACAAGCGGTGCTCGCGGCTTGGTTTCGAAAATGACGGATTTAGTGTGCTACAGTTATACGCACGCTTTTCTCGCTTATTGTGAAAAGAATTATCCTTCGGAAAAAACGGTGGCGATTGCGGGCGATTTGCGTCCGAGTACAGGTCGCATTCTTGCGGCTTTAGCGACTGCAGCGAAGGATATGAATTGGAATGTCATTTACAGCGGACGCATTCCGAGTCCGGCGATTGCTCTCTTTGGAATTGACAAAGCGCTTCCGACGATTATGGTCACCGGCAGTCATATTCCCGCAGACCGAAACGGCATCAAGTTCAATCATCCCCAAGGTGAAATTTCAAAAAAAGATGAAACGGGAATTCGCGCAGAAATTTTTGATGTCAACGACGAAAAATTTGATGCCGATGGGATGCTCAAATCCGCGGTAGAACTCCCCGCAGAAGATTCAACCGCCCGCGTCAATTATGTGAAGCGTTACATCGACTTTTTCGGAAGCAAAGCACTTTTGGGATTTACCGTCGGACTTTATCAGCATTCGGCAGTGGGTCGCGATATCATTTACGAAGTGCTTCAAAGTCTCGGCGCATTTGTGATTCCTCTTGGACGCTCGGAAACGTTCATCCCTGTAGATACCGAAGCGGTTCGCCCCGAAGATATTCAACTCGGTGCGAAATGGGCAAAGCAAGGATTGGATGCGATTGTGAGCACCGATGGCGATAGCGATCGCCCGCTTTTTGCCGATGCGACCGGACGCTGGATTCGTGGCGATGTCCTTGGCATTTTGGCGGCGTCGGCTTTGGGAATAAATCGCGTGGCGACACCTGTCAGCTGCAACACCGCTCTCGAAAAATGCGGAAAATTTGAAAAGACTTTGCGCACGCGAATCGGCAGTCCATACGTCATCGCAGGCATGCAAGAATTAGACGAAACGGGAAAAACCGTCGCCGGCTACGAAGCAAATGGTGGATTCTTGCTCGAAACCGATGTTGAAATGAATGGAAAAATTTTGAAAGCGCTCCCGACCCGCGATGCGCTTCTTCCGCAGCTCGCTGTAATGCATCTCGCTCGTCAAAAAATGGTCGCTGTCGAAGATTTGTTCCGCGAATTGCCGAAGCGTTTTACAGCAAGTGACCGCATCAAAGAATTCCCGACAGAAAAGAGCAAAGCAAAAGTTGCAGAAATCGCAAACGGAAAACTCGGCTCTCAAATTTTCGGAAGTCTCGCAGGAAAAGTTGTTTCGGAAGATACGACCGATGGCTACCGCATGACTTTTGAAACGGGCGATATTATTCATTTGCGTCCGAGCGGAAACGCTCCGGAATTACGCTGCTACATCGAAAGTGAAACGCCAGCCCGTGCCGAAGAACTCAAAACGAAAGTGTTGAGCATTATGCAAGGCTGGAAAAATTAGCAGCTTCATTTCGAATTTTTGTATTATTGCTCCTATGAATTTGACTCGTGTTCTGTCTCTAACTCTTCTTGCTTCTGCAGTTTCTTTTGCAGGGGGCAAGTATTGGAATGTGGACAAAGGCGGAACCACGATGAAATTTCTTTCGATGGCGACTTCACCGCGTTCTGCTGCACTTGCGGGCGCAGGAGTCGCCACACCGCAGAGCTTTGCCGAAGTTTCACGAAATCCGTTAGCGACGACTTCTCTCGATTATTCGCAGATGGGAATTCAACACATCGTCTTTTCGGACAATGTGGATGCGCAGTTGACTTCGGTTTACTTTGGAACTTCATTTCGGTATGTAAATGTCAGCGCTGCGATGGAATATTTGGGCTATGACGATATCGAAGGCCGCGATGACGAAGGATTTAAAACCGAAGATTACGGAGCGATGGCTTGGGCTGTTCAACTCGGTATCGGAAGTGCGCCTTCTACATTTAATTGGGCGCTTTCTGCGCGTTTTGCATCGCAGTCAATTGACAATTCCACCGCAATCGCTGTCCTCGCAGACGGTGGTGCAAGTTTTGTGCTGAATCGTTACTTTACATTCGGAGCGACGGTGACGAACTTCGGCTGGGTTTCGGATTACGAAAGCGAAGAGGAATCCGCGCCGATGGCGCTTCAGGCGGGAATTTCGGGAACGCACCCGATTCTGGATATTTTTGATTTGGTTCTTCATGCGGATGCTTACCGCCGGGCGGACTACGATGCGGAATGGCGTTTCGGCTCCGAGTTAATTTATAAGAAGTCGCTCTTTTTCCGGGTGGGCTACGCTTACAAACCGAATGACGACAACGGCGTTTCTGCGGGACTCGGAATCGTCTTTGGGCGTTTCCAGTTCGACTATGCTTACCAATCGAATCCCGTGCTGGACGGAAACCACCTTTTCCACTTGGGAATCGGATTCTGACTACAGCTCGCCGCTAGGCGATTTCGGTCAAGTCATCTGTAATCGCTTTCATCCGCGATAGCGGAGTCCAACTTGTCGAGAGGGAACTTGAAAAAATTTTTCCAGTTTGCCACATAGAGCGTGTCGCCGATGACATCCAGCGAATACGTTCCGCCTCCGCTAGGAAAGCATTGAAAATTTTTACACCAGGAGCCAATAGCGCGCCATCCCTTGGGAATATTACCGTAAGGTTCGCCGTAATCCCCCATATAAACCATCGGCACTTCCGGGCTTTCCCCGGCGACAAATAAATGTTTTCCATCGGAAACCAGCGAATGGACTTTCAACGTAGGAGAATTATGATAAATAGAATACCCCAATAAGGGAATTCGCCGTATCACCTGTAAAAAAAAGACTATTGATTTGCCTCCAAGTTTGCGAAAATTCATCTAACGCGAATATAGTTTCATCATCTGTAGCAACATAAAGTTTGCC
Coding sequences within it:
- a CDS encoding flavin reductase family protein, whose amino-acid sequence is MRKDFGSKAIITPLPVLVIATYNEDGTPNAMNAAWGGQREEDQIAICLGTSHKTTENIKARKAFTVSFGTRKTEIIADFFGVVSGKKLPNKVEKSGVHVVKSAHVDAPMFEEFPLTLECKLLECSKDFDGSTYIVGQVVNTSADESVLGEDGKVDLGKVEPISYDSAAHAYRVLGEKVGKAFSDGKKLNQ
- a CDS encoding phosphomannomutase — protein: MKISVNEMMNSSGVGFGTSGARGLVSKMTDLVCYSYTHAFLAYCEKNYPSEKTVAIAGDLRPSTGRILAALATAAKDMNWNVIYSGRIPSPAIALFGIDKALPTIMVTGSHIPADRNGIKFNHPQGEISKKDETGIRAEIFDVNDEKFDADGMLKSAVELPAEDSTARVNYVKRYIDFFGSKALLGFTVGLYQHSAVGRDIIYEVLQSLGAFVIPLGRSETFIPVDTEAVRPEDIQLGAKWAKQGLDAIVSTDGDSDRPLFADATGRWIRGDVLGILAASALGINRVATPVSCNTALEKCGKFEKTLRTRIGSPYVIAGMQELDETGKTVAGYEANGGFLLETDVEMNGKILKALPTRDALLPQLAVMHLARQKMVAVEDLFRELPKRFTASDRIKEFPTEKSKAKVAEIANGKLGSQIFGSLAGKVVSEDTTDGYRMTFETGDIIHLRPSGNAPELRCYIESETPARAEELKTKVLSIMQGWKN
- a CDS encoding PorV/PorQ family protein yields the protein MNLTRVLSLTLLASAVSFAGGKYWNVDKGGTTMKFLSMATSPRSAALAGAGVATPQSFAEVSRNPLATTSLDYSQMGIQHIVFSDNVDAQLTSVYFGTSFRYVNVSAAMEYLGYDDIEGRDDEGFKTEDYGAMAWAVQLGIGSAPSTFNWALSARFASQSIDNSTAIAVLADGGASFVLNRYFTFGATVTNFGWVSDYESEEESAPMALQAGISGTHPILDIFDLVLHADAYRRADYDAEWRFGSELIYKKSLFFRVGYAYKPNDDNGVSAGLGIVFGRFQFDYAYQSNPVLDGNHLFHLGIGF